A part of Candidatus Electrothrix aestuarii genomic DNA contains:
- a CDS encoding transcriptional repressor — protein sequence MNAPESMIRLTTQRQILLEELSRVNTHPTACELYEMVRKRLPRIGLGTVYRNLELMADSGMILKLELGGAQKRFDATTDPHYHIRCSVCGKMEDISIDVQERITQNATEQTSYHILGHSIEFTGECPACQQEKEKEAEAA from the coding sequence ATGAATGCTCCAGAATCCATGATCCGCCTGACAACTCAGCGTCAAATTCTGCTTGAAGAGCTTTCCAGGGTCAACACCCACCCTACTGCCTGCGAACTGTATGAGATGGTGAGAAAACGATTGCCCAGAATCGGGCTGGGAACAGTCTACCGGAACCTGGAGCTTATGGCTGATTCCGGGATGATACTGAAGCTCGAACTGGGTGGGGCGCAGAAACGCTTTGATGCCACCACCGATCCGCATTACCATATTCGTTGTTCAGTCTGTGGAAAAATGGAGGACATCAGCATTGATGTGCAGGAAAGGATCACTCAAAACGCTACTGAGCAAACCTCCTATCATATTCTAGGACACAGTATTGAGTTCACGGGTGAATGCCCGGCATGTCAGCAGGAAAAAGAAAAGGAGGCTGAGGCAGCTTAA
- the tyrS gene encoding tyrosine--tRNA ligase has protein sequence MKSVEEQIALIERGCAELISREDLEKKLKNAIEKDEPLVVKAGFDPTAPDLHLGHTVLLQKLRQFQQLGHTVNFLIGDFTGLIGDPTGKSETRPPLTRDEVTRNAETYKQQVFKILDPAKTKVVFNSAWLGELSSYEMIRLASELTVARMLERDDFKKRFEGHQPISIHEFFYPLIQGYDSVALKADVELGGTDQLFNLLMGREMQRSRGMAPQVVLTMPLLEGLDGVNKMSKSLGNYIGVSESADDIFGKVLSMSDELMFRYYELLSDLTMDKIGQLKQDMEQGKVHPKAVKVQLAKELVARFHDQDAAEAAEKNFDQIFKRHELPDDIPEKTLAVEGETIWLPKLLLEADLVQSTSDGRRMVKQNAVTVNGEKVADVAAEIPTNAEVLLKVGKRRFCKVLFCPAE, from the coding sequence ATGAAATCCGTTGAGGAACAAATCGCACTTATTGAACGCGGCTGTGCCGAGCTTATTTCCCGGGAAGATCTGGAAAAGAAGCTCAAAAACGCCATTGAAAAGGATGAACCGCTGGTTGTCAAAGCTGGTTTTGATCCCACTGCGCCGGATCTCCATTTGGGACATACCGTATTGCTCCAGAAGCTGCGGCAGTTTCAGCAGCTGGGCCATACTGTTAACTTTCTGATCGGCGATTTTACCGGACTGATCGGCGATCCGACCGGTAAATCTGAGACCCGTCCGCCCCTGACCCGTGACGAGGTTACCCGTAATGCAGAGACCTATAAACAGCAGGTTTTCAAGATTCTGGATCCTGCCAAAACCAAAGTAGTTTTTAACTCTGCATGGTTAGGGGAGCTTTCCTCCTACGAGATGATTCGTCTGGCCTCTGAGCTGACCGTTGCTCGCATGTTGGAGCGCGATGATTTTAAGAAGCGTTTTGAGGGACATCAGCCTATCTCTATTCATGAATTTTTCTACCCCCTGATTCAGGGCTACGATTCTGTTGCCTTAAAGGCTGATGTGGAGCTGGGGGGAACAGATCAGCTTTTTAACCTGCTCATGGGCCGGGAAATGCAGCGCTCTCGCGGTATGGCTCCCCAGGTTGTTTTGACCATGCCCCTGCTTGAGGGACTGGACGGGGTCAATAAGATGAGCAAGTCTCTGGGAAATTACATCGGTGTCTCCGAATCAGCGGATGATATCTTTGGCAAGGTTCTTTCCATGAGTGATGAGCTCATGTTCCGTTATTATGAGCTGCTCAGCGATCTGACGATGGACAAAATCGGTCAGCTGAAGCAGGATATGGAGCAGGGCAAGGTACATCCTAAGGCGGTCAAGGTGCAGCTTGCTAAGGAGCTTGTCGCACGTTTTCATGACCAAGATGCAGCAGAGGCAGCGGAAAAAAATTTCGATCAGATTTTTAAGCGGCACGAGTTGCCTGATGATATCCCGGAAAAGACCCTTGCTGTGGAGGGGGAGACCATATGGCTACCCAAGCTTCTGCTGGAAGCTGATCTTGTCCAATCAACTTCAGACGGTCGGCGGATGGTCAAACAAAACGCTGTTACCGTAAACGGTGAGAAGGTTGCAGACGTCGCCGCTGAAATCCCAACTAATGCCGAAGTGTTGCTCAAGGTTGGGAAACGTCGCTTCTGCAAGGTCCTGTTTTGCCCTGCTGAGTAA
- the rny gene encoding ribonuclease Y, protein MMSGVAVLLFVLALIAGVAVGFVLRKKFVEGNQADIEGQGRLIVENAIQEAEQIKKERLLQVKEEIYQSKKEAEEEIRESRKGLKEEQRRLDRKLDKVHDELNDLKKKESALQGREKKISGREQDITQREEELGKLIEQQRYELENISGITREQAKERLMDSIESEARMDAAKRLSRIENEMKLEADRKGKNVLALAIARYAGDYVADKTVSMVPLPSDEMKGRIIGREGRNIRAIEAATGIDIIIDDTPEAVILSGFNPIRREVARQSLIQLISDGRIHPARIEEVVAKVTDELDVEIKEVGEQATFDVNAHGMHVELVNLIGRLKYRTSYGQNILQHSLEVAFLCGVMAAELGLDVKKAKRAGLLHDIGKAVDHEVEGSHAIIGRDLVKKYGEADDIVYAVGAHHEDLQPKSVLDVLVQSADALSGARPGARKEMLQSYVKRLEDLEKIANAFDGVDKSYAVQAGRDLRIIVDSHKVHDDEAVLLSRDIAKTIEDQLTYPGQIRVTVIRETRAVEYAK, encoded by the coding sequence ATGATGAGCGGTGTGGCGGTACTTCTCTTTGTTCTGGCATTAATAGCCGGGGTAGCTGTCGGTTTTGTGCTGAGAAAAAAGTTTGTTGAGGGGAATCAGGCCGATATAGAAGGACAGGGGCGGCTGATTGTTGAAAATGCGATTCAGGAAGCTGAGCAGATTAAAAAAGAACGTCTGCTTCAGGTCAAAGAGGAAATCTATCAATCCAAAAAAGAGGCTGAAGAAGAAATCAGAGAGTCTCGGAAAGGACTGAAGGAAGAGCAACGTCGCCTTGACCGGAAGCTTGATAAGGTCCATGATGAACTCAATGACCTGAAGAAAAAAGAGTCTGCCCTCCAGGGGCGAGAGAAAAAAATAAGCGGGCGTGAACAAGATATTACGCAACGAGAGGAGGAACTGGGTAAGCTTATTGAGCAGCAGCGCTACGAGCTGGAGAATATTTCCGGGATAACCCGTGAGCAGGCTAAAGAACGGCTCATGGACTCCATCGAGAGTGAGGCCCGGATGGATGCTGCTAAGCGTCTGAGTCGGATTGAAAATGAAATGAAGCTTGAGGCTGACCGGAAAGGGAAGAATGTCCTCGCCCTTGCCATTGCCCGTTATGCAGGCGATTACGTCGCGGACAAGACCGTCTCTATGGTACCGCTTCCCAGTGATGAGATGAAGGGGCGGATCATTGGGCGGGAAGGCCGTAATATTCGAGCAATCGAGGCGGCGACTGGCATTGATATCATTATCGATGATACCCCGGAGGCCGTGATACTGTCTGGTTTTAATCCCATTCGCCGTGAGGTAGCCCGGCAATCGTTGATCCAGCTGATTTCCGATGGTAGGATTCATCCGGCCCGTATCGAAGAGGTGGTGGCCAAGGTTACTGATGAGCTGGATGTGGAGATTAAAGAGGTGGGCGAGCAGGCCACCTTTGATGTCAATGCCCACGGCATGCACGTGGAATTGGTCAATCTGATTGGACGCCTGAAGTATCGGACCAGCTATGGGCAAAATATCTTGCAGCATTCCCTGGAGGTTGCCTTTCTCTGTGGCGTGATGGCTGCGGAACTGGGTCTGGATGTGAAAAAGGCCAAACGGGCAGGTTTGCTCCATGATATCGGCAAGGCCGTGGATCATGAAGTGGAAGGCTCCCATGCCATTATTGGACGCGATCTGGTGAAGAAATACGGAGAGGCCGATGATATCGTCTACGCAGTTGGTGCCCATCATGAGGACCTCCAGCCCAAGAGTGTACTTGATGTCTTGGTGCAGTCTGCTGATGCCCTGTCAGGTGCCCGTCCAGGTGCCCGGAAAGAGATGTTGCAGAGCTATGTGAAGCGTTTGGAAGATCTGGAGAAGATTGCCAACGCCTTTGATGGCGTTGATAAGTCTTATGCTGTGCAGGCTGGTCGGGATTTGCGGATTATTGTGGACAGTCATAAGGTGCATGATGATGAGGCTGTGCTGCTGAGCCGTGATATCGCCAAGACCATTGAGGATCAATTAACCTATCCTGGTCAGATTCGGGTGACGGTTATCCGGGAAACCCGGGCTGTTGAATACGCGAAATAA
- the zapA gene encoding cell division protein ZapA, with amino-acid sequence MEERRISFTLYGQEFSFYSDVPDDEVQEAVSVLRKELGAPEECGPTTTVPSSTMLVLACLRIAARYVSMQREFDGFYAERKRYKGKNDIISGIIERVSATLKT; translated from the coding sequence ATGGAAGAGCGCCGTATTAGCTTCACCCTGTATGGGCAGGAATTTTCGTTTTACAGCGATGTGCCTGATGACGAGGTGCAAGAGGCGGTTTCTGTATTACGGAAGGAACTGGGAGCCCCTGAAGAATGTGGCCCTACAACAACTGTCCCATCCAGTACAATGTTGGTTTTGGCCTGTTTGCGGATAGCTGCTCGGTATGTGAGTATGCAGCGAGAATTTGACGGATTCTATGCCGAGCGAAAAAGATATAAAGGAAAAAATGATATAATATCAGGGATTATTGAGCGAGTTTCAGCAACGCTGAAGACCTGA
- a CDS encoding cell division protein ZapB, with translation MENEEFVRLEQLVDTLIDNYTHLKDNYRVLEGKLRESEEECELLKMELTELQEQRSEVSRRVSGLLGRIEQWESEQGNSEQAESEQDAEENDEFSDSAAAVSY, from the coding sequence ATGGAAAACGAAGAGTTTGTTCGCCTGGAACAACTTGTCGATACCTTGATAGATAATTACACTCATCTGAAAGATAACTATCGTGTTCTGGAAGGAAAGCTTCGTGAGAGCGAAGAAGAATGCGAACTTTTGAAAATGGAACTCACCGAACTGCAGGAGCAGCGTTCCGAGGTGAGTCGTCGAGTTTCCGGTCTGCTTGGGCGGATAGAACAATGGGAGTCTGAGCAAGGCAACAGCGAGCAGGCAGAAAGTGAGCAGGATGCTGAAGAGAACGATGAGTTCTCAGATTCTGCTGCCGCTGTAAGCTACTGA
- a CDS encoding 8-oxo-dGTP diphosphatase, with amino-acid sequence MYTPIVGTLGYILSPDGGKVLLIHRNARENDQHLGKYNGLGGKMEADEDVYSCMVREIQEEAGILCQEMQLRGTISWPGFGPSGEHWLGFVFLITSFVGEPRQANEEGALAWHRLDTLGELPMWEGDQYFLPLVFDKDPRPFHGHMPYKKGRPVSWQYSR; translated from the coding sequence ATGTACACTCCTATTGTGGGAACACTCGGTTATATTCTCTCTCCAGATGGAGGAAAAGTGCTGCTTATCCATCGAAATGCCCGAGAAAATGACCAACATCTTGGCAAGTATAACGGCTTGGGCGGCAAGATGGAGGCTGATGAGGACGTGTATAGCTGCATGGTCCGCGAGATCCAGGAAGAGGCTGGTATTCTTTGTCAGGAAATGCAGCTGCGGGGAACAATCAGCTGGCCCGGCTTCGGTCCCAGTGGGGAACACTGGCTGGGATTTGTTTTTTTGATTACCTCGTTTGTCGGGGAACCTCGACAGGCCAACGAAGAAGGGGCGCTGGCCTGGCATCGTCTGGACACCTTGGGAGAGCTTCCTATGTGGGAAGGAGATCAATATTTTCTCCCCTTGGTCTTTGATAAAGATCCCCGTCCTTTTCACGGACATATGCCTTATAAAAAGGGGCGTCCTGTAAGCTGGCAATATTCCCGTTAA